The window TTCCCCAAACGGTTGCTTTTGCCGCATTCTGCAGCGACTCCACCCTGCTTAGGTTGCCATCAAAAAATATCGAGTCCTCCCCATTGAAACTGCCAGGCCTTCTTACTATGGCGTTATCAAGTATGGTGTGGAAGCCGTTGAGTTCAAACCGCACCTTTCCTTTTACTTCCCTCACCAATCCCAATTCGAAATTCCAGGCATATTCTGATTGCAGGTTGGGATTGGGTACGGTAATGATGCCGGGAGCATTCTCAAAGAGTTTGCCGATATCATCGATATTCGGCATGCGATAGCCGGTGGAAATATTGCCATTGATATTCCAGCCTTCTGCCGGCCTGTAAACCAAGCCGAAACTGCCGGTGAGGGCGCCTTCATTGATGTTGGCTGCATCGTAGGGGAAGGGGACAAAGGTCTTGTCGAAGCTTGCCTTCAGCTGGTTATAGCTGTACCGGAGACCGGTATTCAGGCTTAGTTTTTCATGCAGGTTGACTTTGTAACTGCCATACAAGGCGGCCGAACGCCAGGTGCTGCCATCGGGGTACCTGCTGGCTGCCGGTGCCTGATCTCCTGTCCTGATATCAGTGACCGATCCTGTTGAGCCAACTTTATTGTACACGTATTCCAGTCCATAGTAAAGGACGCCTTTGCCGGCCTTCTTGTTGGCATCCCAATTGATATTGATAGCATCCACCTTTTCTTCCTGGCGGTTGCGCGCTGTCCGGTTGCGGGTGCGGTCAATGCGGCTCTCTTCGTAATCCTGGTAGCCCACCAGTAATTTGGATTCATCGTAGAGGCCATTCTTTTTCTGGTGGATGACCTGCAAGGAATGCATGCGCCAGAGCATGGGGCCATAGTTCCATTCCGCAAAACGCAGGGCGCCATTGCGGTATTGGATCAGGCGGTCGTAACGGGGAGTGGTGCCTGTACCACCATAGATGAATGAATATTGAAGGCTGAGTTGATCACTGGGACGAAAGGCCACCTTCTGGAGGAAATTCGTTTGATCATAACCGGTATATCGCTGGATCCTGGGGTCATTGTTTTTCACAATGACATCCTGGTCATTGATACGTTCTACATATTCAGGCCTCAGGTAATTATCCTGCCCGCCGTGTTTGCCCATTCGCTGGTCTCCAAAGGCGGAATAAGTGAAAGAGCTGACAAGAGACCATTTCCTGCTGCCCAGGGTAAGGTCGGCATGGTAGGTTTGTTCCTTGTTGGCTGTTGAATACCGGGCAAAGGCCGAACCCCTGGTGAGCCATTTATCCGATTTCGAGAACCTCGGGGAGAGGGTATGGAAATCCATTACACCACCAATGGCATCACTGCCATAGAGCAATGAACCGGGACCGAAGATCACTTCTGCTGTTTCGGTACTCAGGGCATCGATGCTGATGACATTCTGCAGGTTGCCGCTACGGTAAATGGCATTGTTCATGCGGATGCCATCCACCACCAGCAACACCCGGTTGGTGGCAAAACCCCTAATCATGGGGCTTCCGCCCCCCAACTGGCTTTTCTGCACAAATACCGACCCGGTCTGGGCCAGCATATCTGCCGATGTTTGTGGGTTGTTGCGGACAATATCTGTTCTGGTGATCTTGCTGATCTTGTTGGGTACTTCGTTCAGGTTCTGTTCCCATTTATTGAAGGATACCACCACTTCTTCCAGTTCTTTGGGCAGTGTATCCCTTGATGATCCAGTTTGGGCAAAAATGGGCAAGGCCGCAAACTGACATAATATGATCAGGTTACGTTTCATGTGTAGATGATTGGTGTACGGGAAAGCCTTCCCCTCTGTATGGGGGAATCATTCAGGGTCTTTATGCCATTTGGTTAGGTGGGGGAGAAGCAGGCTCACCCTGATGGGAGCGGTAATGGGAGGGCGGGTATAGCGCGTAGGTAAGACTTATATCGATCGAATTTGCCGACAGGTGGTAAGAGGGGAAATGGAGGTGGCAGAGGGGCGACCAAAAAACGATAACAGGGGCCTTGCCGGATGCCTTGCCTTCATTGTTTTGCCTGATGGCTGCTTCGATGGCTGCCTCCTGGTCATCATAGATGCCTTTGAAATAAACCAGGTTACCGGATGTCCTTGTTTCCTTCACATCGAACATCCGGTTCCCGATCCGGATCTCCTTGCCTGGTCTTACCCAGGTATAACTGCCTTTGCGCAGTTCCACTGTTACCATGGACCCCAGTTCCAGGCGTTCTTTCCATTCATGTTCCACGATCCACTTCCTGATGGGCAGGAGTAGGGCTGCAATGATTGGTAAGGTGGCCAGGAAGAGCAGGGCGATCCCAAGGAGTTTCCTTATGGTTGGGTTAAGCTGCATTTACTTTTTCTTCACCAGGCTGTCGATCGGGTATTTGGCCCTCATGTCGCCCATGGCCTTATCGGTCCACAGAATGATCTGTTGCTTTTGTTCTTCACTCAGTTTGGCTTCGGTATGCACGAGTGTATAGGACTTCAAAGGCATTTCATTTTCCTTTACCAGCTCGGCTACTTCCTCCAGTTTGTGGTATTGCCTGCGAAGGTTATAGTTGCCAAATTCATCGAAGTTCAGTTCACCTTTTCCTTCCTTGATATGGTCTTCCAGCCACCAGCCGATCGGCTGGATATTGGTATACCAGGGATATACCGTGGTATTGCTATGGCAGTCGTAGCAACTGGTCCTGAGCAGCTTGTCCACATCATCGGGAACACTGGCGAACTGGTTGATATTGGCCGGGCTTGGCGCACTGGCGTTATTGTCCTTTTTGGGACGGAATACCTGCAGTACCAGCAGGATCACCAATAGAGCAGTTAGGATCTTCTTGATCATGTTTGGGAATCTTTAGATTAATGTATTGCCTGTCATTTCCTTGGGGATGGGCAGTCCCATCATGGTTAAAACAGTCGGTGCTATATCTCCCAGCTTACCGTTGGCGATATTGCCTTTCCAGTCCTTGTCAATAATGAAGAAAGGAACCAGGTTAAGGGTATGCGCGGTATTGGGTGTGCCATCTTCATTCACCATATAGTCGGCATTGCCATGGTCGGCAGTCAGGAACACGGTATAGCCGTGTTCAAGGGCTGCGGTCACTACTTTCTGTACGCATTGGTCAACGGTTTCCACCGCCTTGATGGCTGCTTCCCAAATACCGGTATGGCCTACCATGTCCGCGTTGGCATAGTTGATACAGATGAAGTCCGCTTCTTCCTTGCTGATCTCTGGGAGCAGTGCATCCGTGAGTTCATATGCGCTCATCTCGGGCTTAAGGTCGTAGGTGGCCACCTTGGGGGATGGCATCATGATCCGGCTTTCGCCTTCGAAGGGTTGTTCCCTGCCACCGCTGAAGAAGAAGGTAACATGCGGGTATTTTTCCGTCTCTGCCATCCTGATCTGCTTCCTGCCATTTTGAGCAAGTACCTCACCCAGGGTATTGTTCAGGTTGTCGTTCTCGAATACCACATGCACGTTCCTGAAGGTCCTGTCATATTCCGTCATGGTGGTGTAATGCAAGGCAAGCTGTTTCATGCCGAACTCCGGGAAGTCCTGCTGGGTGAGCACTTCCGTGATCTCCCTGCAACGGTCCGTCCGGAAATTGAAACAGATGGCAACATCATCATTCTGGATGGTTGCGATCGGTTCCCCGTTGCCGTTAGTAATGACGGTGGGCAGGATGAACTCATCGGTGATGTTTTTACCATAGGAGGCTTTAACGGCATCAATGGCATTGGCCGCATGTTCGCCAGTGCCTTTAACAAGGGCATCATAGGCCAGCTTAACCCTTTCCCAGCGCTTATCCCTATCCATGGCGTAATAGCGACCGCTCACGGTAGCGATCTTGCCGGTAGTGGCATCGATATGTTGCTGCAGCTCAGTAATAAAGGCCAGACCGCTTTTCGGGTCGGTATCCCTGCCATCGGTGAAGGCATGGACAAATACTTTATCAAGGCCTTCCTGCTGGCAAAGGGTGAGGAGGGCCTTGAGGTGGTTGATATGGGAGTGAACCCCACCATCGCTTACCAGCCCCAGCAGGTGCAGGGCTTTATTGTTGGCCCTGGCCGTACGAATAGCCTCCAGCAACACAGGGTTCTTGAAGAATTCCCCTTCCCGGATGGCCACATTGATGCGTTGCAACTCCTGGTATACGATTCGGCCTGCGCCCAGGTTCAGGTGGCCTACTTCACTATTCCCCATCTGGCCATCGGGTAAGCCTACTGCTTCGCCACAGGTAACCAGGGTGCTATGGGGGTATTTTTGGTAAAGACTGCTAACAAATGGTACACGTGCATGCTGAATGGCATCACTGGCCGGGACAGTGCCCAGTCCCCATCCATCCATGATCACCAGAATAACTTTTTTCATCGCTTGCTTATTGGGCTTTTTATTGGTTGTCAGTTGGTAAAACTACTTGATTTTGTACGGAATCGGAGCGGCATTGGCCCAAAAAATGGCCTGCCCCACCTGCCCTGCCTGCTTTGTTGGCATAGTTTTGGGTAGAAGAGGTTGATTGATGTTGATCCGAAAGCCCCTGGGAAAACCCAAGAACCCATTAAACTTCTTAGTATGAAAAAATTTATTGGGCTTATCCTATTGACAACCAGTATTTTGTTGAGTTCTTTCACCGGTACCCTGGAAATTGATACGGTAGTAGTGGCACTCAAATCTGGTAATGTCTCCTTACTGTCAAGATACTTTGACAGCAGGGTTGAAATTGCCCTGCCGGAGAAAACGGATAGCTATAGCCGAAGCCAGGCCGAAATGGTGGTAAAGGATTTCTTCTCCAGCAATGGCGGGGTGAAGAACTTCGAACTGAAGCACCGCGGTGAGAACAATGGTGCCAATTATGTGATCGGTGTCCTATCCACCTCCAATGGCCGTTACCGCACCACCCTTTTCATGAAAGTAAAGGGGGATAAGCAATTCCTCCAGGAGATGAGGTTCCAGCAGGAATAAGCCTTTTACCAAAGCTGAACGGAAGGGCGCTGTTGTACCCATTCCTTCATGAGGCAGGGAATCCGCAATGACCATCCGGTAAGGGATAACATGATATTACATCCTAATGACTAATCAAGTGAAAGCATGGCCAGGCCATGCTTTTTTCTGTTTAGGGAAATTGGGTTTCGGTAAGGGGATACTCAAAGTTCAATGCGGTCAGGGTACAATGTTCATTGTTCCTTAGCTTTGTTTTATGAAGGAATACATTGATGCATTCTTACCCGGACTGATCGAATCGGCATTGAAGGAGGATATCGGGGATGGTGACCATTCCACCCTTTGCTGCATTCCTGCAGGTGAGACGGGTAAAGCCGTGCTGAAGATCAAGGAGGATGGTGTCCTTGCAGGCATGGAAGTGGCGGAAAGGATATTCAGGCAAATGCAAACGGATATCGTGTTCAGGCCATTCAAGAAGGATGGAGAGGGGATGAAGAATGGTGAGATCGCCTTCGAAGTGGAAGCCAGGGTGCATACCATCCTGCAATGTGAAAGGCTTGTCCTCAACTGCATGCAGCGGATGAGCGGCATTGCCGGGCTGACCAGGCAATATACCGACCAGCTGAAAGGCTATAAGACGCGGGTATTAGATACCCGCAAAACCACACCCAATTTCAGGCTATTGGAGAAATGGGCTGTTGCCATCGGCGGGGGCGTGAACCATCGCTTTGCCTTGTATGATATGATCATGTTGAAGGACAATCATATCGATTACTGTGGGGGCATCACCAGGGCTGTAGAAAAGGCATGGGATTATGTACAACATAAGAAGCCGGGACTTAAGATAGAAGTGGAAACCCGGTCCATTGATGATGTGAAGGAGTTGGTTGCGGTGGGTAAGGGCAAGGTGTTCCGGATCATGCTCGATAATTTCACCCCCGACAAAATAGTGGAGGCCCTGGCCATTATCGGCAATGATTTCGAGACCGAAGCCAGTGGGGGGATCAACCTAACTAACCTGGTTGACTATGCGAAAACAGGGGTTGATTTTGTAAG is drawn from Flavihumibacter rivuli and contains these coding sequences:
- a CDS encoding TonB-dependent receptor plug domain-containing protein, which codes for MKRNLIILCQFAALPIFAQTGSSRDTLPKELEEVVVSFNKWEQNLNEVPNKISKITRTDIVRNNPQTSADMLAQTGSVFVQKSQLGGGSPMIRGFATNRVLLVVDGIRMNNAIYRSGNLQNVISIDALSTETAEVIFGPGSLLYGSDAIGGVMDFHTLSPRFSKSDKWLTRGSAFARYSTANKEQTYHADLTLGSRKWSLVSSFTYSAFGDQRMGKHGGQDNYLRPEYVERINDQDVIVKNNDPRIQRYTGYDQTNFLQKVAFRPSDQLSLQYSFIYGGTGTTPRYDRLIQYRNGALRFAEWNYGPMLWRMHSLQVIHQKKNGLYDESKLLVGYQDYEESRIDRTRNRTARNRQEEKVDAININWDANKKAGKGVLYYGLEYVYNKVGSTGSVTDIRTGDQAPAASRYPDGSTWRSAALYGSYKVNLHEKLSLNTGLRYSYNQLKASFDKTFVPFPYDAANINEGALTGSFGLVYRPAEGWNINGNISTGYRMPNIDDIGKLFENAPGIITVPNPNLQSEYAWNFELGLVREVKGKVRFELNGFHTILDNAIVRRPGSFNGEDSIFFDGNLSRVESLQNAAKATVWGMQASLEYYFTPALRFRTLANWITGKETDDLKDEQVPLRHAPPFYGSSFLRWVKGKWDAEFSAVYNAEVSNENLAPSEQAKTDIYAKDANGKPYAPSWYTFNTRVSYKLNRHAQLTAAWENMTDQRYRAYSSGMVAPGSNLIIALRAQL
- a CDS encoding heme-binding domain-containing protein → MIKKILTALLVILLVLQVFRPKKDNNASAPSPANINQFASVPDDVDKLLRTSCYDCHSNTTVYPWYTNIQPIGWWLEDHIKEGKGELNFDEFGNYNLRRQYHKLEEVAELVKENEMPLKSYTLVHTEAKLSEEQKQQIILWTDKAMGDMRAKYPIDSLVKKK
- the gpmI gene encoding 2,3-bisphosphoglycerate-independent phosphoglycerate mutase translates to MKKVILVIMDGWGLGTVPASDAIQHARVPFVSSLYQKYPHSTLVTCGEAVGLPDGQMGNSEVGHLNLGAGRIVYQELQRINVAIREGEFFKNPVLLEAIRTARANNKALHLLGLVSDGGVHSHINHLKALLTLCQQEGLDKVFVHAFTDGRDTDPKSGLAFITELQQHIDATTGKIATVSGRYYAMDRDKRWERVKLAYDALVKGTGEHAANAIDAVKASYGKNITDEFILPTVITNGNGEPIATIQNDDVAICFNFRTDRCREITEVLTQQDFPEFGMKQLALHYTTMTEYDRTFRNVHVVFENDNLNNTLGEVLAQNGRKQIRMAETEKYPHVTFFFSGGREQPFEGESRIMMPSPKVATYDLKPEMSAYELTDALLPEISKEEADFICINYANADMVGHTGIWEAAIKAVETVDQCVQKVVTAALEHGYTVFLTADHGNADYMVNEDGTPNTAHTLNLVPFFIIDKDWKGNIANGKLGDIAPTVLTMMGLPIPKEMTGNTLI
- a CDS encoding DUF4783 domain-containing protein; this encodes MKKFIGLILLTTSILLSSFTGTLEIDTVVVALKSGNVSLLSRYFDSRVEIALPEKTDSYSRSQAEMVVKDFFSSNGGVKNFELKHRGENNGANYVIGVLSTSNGRYRTTLFMKVKGDKQFLQEMRFQQE
- the nadC gene encoding carboxylating nicotinate-nucleotide diphosphorylase yields the protein MKEYIDAFLPGLIESALKEDIGDGDHSTLCCIPAGETGKAVLKIKEDGVLAGMEVAERIFRQMQTDIVFRPFKKDGEGMKNGEIAFEVEARVHTILQCERLVLNCMQRMSGIAGLTRQYTDQLKGYKTRVLDTRKTTPNFRLLEKWAVAIGGGVNHRFALYDMIMLKDNHIDYCGGITRAVEKAWDYVQHKKPGLKIEVETRSIDDVKELVAVGKGKVFRIMLDNFTPDKIVEALAIIGNDFETEASGGINLTNLVDYAKTGVDFVSVGALIHQARSVDLSLKAV